A genome region from Labrus mixtus chromosome 9, fLabMix1.1, whole genome shotgun sequence includes the following:
- the slc19a3a gene encoding thiamine transporter 1 translates to MEAVRRCRADWRYPTTLLCVYGFFSTVKPLEPFMIPYLTGPDKNLTAEEVNNQIFPVWTYSYLSVLVPVFLLTDWLRYKPVVVFQSLALFITTAMILWTQSVQEMQAMQFFYGMVTASDVAYFSYIYSVLDLKRYRKATSYCRSVQLLGFTVGSVLGQLLVSFNLMSYNNILVFTLVLTAVAFLFACLLPMPEQSMFFHRRQKAVTEGTETIVVAKEHVHGSKVSLDEFRVEKRRETEDVKELEDEERAESVGAESCGNVLLQLWRDFRLCYSTRQLLYWSVWWAMATCGYNQTVNYVQVLWEHVQPSQNFTIYNGGVEAVSSLLSAATAYGIGFTEVRWEQWGELALGGFSGLGAAALFLMTFTGNIWVCYVCYIIFKCLYMLLITIAMYQIAADLSMERYALVFGANNFGALALQTIITSVVVDSRGLGLSIIPQFTVYASYFSFIAVVFSLRGLYTIWRTQRSSKDLTTPSDRNEPPDDDEHRF, encoded by the exons ATGGAGGCAGTGAGAAGGTGCAGGGCAGACTGGAGGTATCCCACTACTCTTCTGTGCGTGTATGGATTCTTCAGCACAGTCAAACCACTGGAGCCTTTCATGATCCCGTACTTGACAGGACCGGACAAGAATCTGACAGCTGAAGAG GTTAACAATCAAATATTTCCAGTGTGGACATACTCCTACCTATCTGTGCTTGTGCCTGTGTTCCTGCTGACTGACTGGCTGCGGTACAAACCTGTGGTGGTGTTTCAAAGTTTGGCCCTCTTCATTACCACAGCGATGATTCTCTGGACACAAAGTGTACAAGAAATGCAGGCCATGCAGTTCTTCTACGGCATGGTGACCGCCAGTGATGTGGCCTATTTCTCCTACATCTACAG tgtgttaGATCTGAAGAGGTACCGGAAGGCCACCTCTTACTGCCGCAGTGTCCAGCTACTTGGGTTCACAGTGGGCTCTGTTCTGGGCCAGCTGCTTGTAAGCTTCAATCTCATGTCCTACAACAACATCCTGGTATTCACTCTAGTTCTCACCGCCGTCGCTTTCCTGTTTGCTTGCCTCCTGCCAATGCCAGAGCAGAGCATGTTCTTTCATCGCAGGCAGAAAGCAGTGACAGAGGGCACAGAGACGATTGTGGTTGCTAAAGAGCACGTTCATGGCTCAAAGGTATCCTTGGATGAATTTAGagtggagaaaagaagagaaacagaggatGTGAAAGAGCTCGAGGATGAGGAGCGTGCTGAGTCAGTAGGTGCTGAGAGCTGCGGTAAtgtcctcctccagctgtggAGGGATTTCCGTCTGTGCTATTCAACCAGACAGCTGCTCTACTGGTCAGTGTGGTGGGCAATGGCTACATGTGGCTATAACCAGACCGTCAACTACGTGCAG GTGCTGTGGGAGCATGTGCAGCCTTCTCAGAACTTCACCATCTACAATGGAGGGGTGGAGGCTGTGTCAAGCCTGTTGA GTGCAGCCACAGCCTACGGTATAGGCTTCACTGAGGTGAGATGGGAACAGTGGGGAGAGCTGGCCCTGGGGGGTTTCTCTGGACTTGGGGCAGCAGCACTCTTCCTCATGACCTTCACGGGCAACATCTGGGTCTGCTACGTCTGTTACATCATTTTCAAGTGCCTGTACATGCTGCTGATAACAATAGCAAT GTACCAAATTGCAGCTGACCTGTCCATGGAGAGATACGCACTGGTCTTTGGAGCTAACAACTTTGGAGCATTGGCTCTACAGACGATCATCACTTCTGTCGTGGTGGACAGTAGGGGGCTGGGCCTGAGCATCATCCCTCAG TTCACCGTGTACGCCAGCTACTTCTCCTTCATCGCCGTCGTATTTTCACTCCGGGGACTCTATACCATTTGGAGAACGCAGAGAAGCAGCAAGGACTTGACGACGCCGTCTGACAGAAATGAACCTCCGGACGATGATGAACACAGATTCTGA
- the slc19a3b gene encoding solute carrier family 19 member 3b isoform X2 encodes MGFLAKFKSSSWAYPTAVLSLYGFFANCRVAEPFLTPYLIGPNKNISGEVVTNYLFPIWTYSYLAFLFPVFLLTDFLRHKPLIMVQGFFLVTNYVLLCFAPGLPAMIFLQVNYAVVTSTEVAYFSYIYSVIPVENYQRATGYLRSAMLAGYTIGASLGQMLISLAEVDYFYINAITLGIVSVAFLVSFWLPMPQRSLFFKGKKDAAEGSQSQREGQLGAYRPEEPVTDVDEVGLGKEKMEHNGSAGWCSRENVATAGHLLWQSFRESYSSRHLIYWSLWWALATSGYVQIFNYIQLMWNHIEPSTTSSVYNGGVEAVCSLVGAAAAFSVGHIKVPWAVWGELALGLFSAIGTCAVFLMALTSSIWASYGGYVIFKSCYMLLITITTFQIASNLSMECYALTFGINTFVALSLQTIITGIFVDEAALGLDIVTQFIIYGSYYAAISVLFLIRGTYTACVSRCGPDLSETKELESNVEVISAERL; translated from the exons atggGATTTTTGGCAAAGTTTAAGTCCTCCAGCTGGGCTTATCCCACTGCAGTCCTGTCACTATATGGGTTTTTTGCCAACTGCAGAGTAGCCGAGCCCTTCCTTACACCATACCTGATTGGACCAAACAAGAACATCTCTGGAGAAGTG GTCACAAACTACCTGTTCCCTATCTGGACGTACTCCTACCTTGCCTTCCTTTTCCCCGTCTTCCTCCTGACTGACTTCCTGAGGCATAAGCCCCTCATTATGGTTCAAGGGTTCTTTCTAGTCACCAACTACGTCCTGCTCTGCTTTGCCCCGGGTCTGCCTGCTATGATCTTCCTTCAG GTCAACTATGCTGTAGTGACTTCCACAGAAGTGGCCTACTTTTCCTATATTTACAGTGTGATTCCAGTTGAAAATTACCAAAGAGCCACTGGATACCTGCGCAGTGCCATGCTGGCTGGATATACAATCGGGGCCAGCCTGGGACAAATGCTCATATCCCTAGCAG AAGTGGACTACTTCTACATCAATGCCATCACTCTGGGGATTGTAAGCGTGGCTTTTCTCGTCTCCTTCTGGTTGCCCATGCCGCAGAGGAGCCTGTTCTTCAAAGGGAAAAAGGATGCAGCTGAGGGCTCGCAGTCCCAGCGGGAGGGGCAGCTGGGAGCCTACAGGCCTGAGGAACCAGTGACGGATGTGGATGAAGTTGGCTTGGGGAAAGAGAAGATGGAGCATAATGGCAGCGCTGGCTGGTGTAGCAGGGAAAATGTGGCCACTGCAGGCCATCTACTTTGGCAGAGCTTCAGGGAGTCTTATTCTTCCAG GCACTTAATCTACTGGTCCCTGTGGTGGGCTCTGGCCACATCAGGTTACGTGCAGATTTTCAACTACATCCAGCTTATGTGGAACCATATAGAACCCTCTACTACATCATCAGTGTACAACGGGGGCGTGGAGGCGGTTTGCTCTCTTGTGG GGGCTGCAGCTGCCTTCTCCGTGGGACACATCAAAGTACCATGGGCTGTGTGGGGAGAGCTGGCGTTGGGATTGTTCTCAGCCATAGGGACGTGTGCTGTGTTTCTGATGGCCCTCACCAGCAGCATCTGGGCATCCTATGGTGGTTATGTCATATTCAAGTCCTGCTACATGCTTCTCATTACCATCACAAC ATTTCAGATTGCCTCCAACCTCTCCATGGAGTGCTACGCTTTGACATTCGGGATCAACACCTTTGTAGCCCTGTCGCTGCAAACCATCATTACAGGCATATTTGTGGATGAAGCTGCACTGGGACTCGATATTGTGACACAG TTCATCATCTACGGCAGTTACTATGCTGCTATCTCGGTCCTCTTTCTGATTCGAGGGACCTACACGGCCTGTGTAAGTCGATGCGGTCCTGACCTCTCTGAAACCAAGGAGCTAGAGTCCAATGTGGAGGTGATCTCTGCTGAACGTCTCTGA
- the slc19a3b gene encoding solute carrier family 19 member 3b isoform X1 — translation MGFLAKFKSSSWAYPTAVLSLYGFFANCRVAEPFLTPYLIGPNKNISGEVVTNYLFPIWTYSYLAFLFPVFLLTDFLRHKPLIMVQGFFLVTNYVLLCFAPGLPAMIFLQVNYAVVTSTEVAYFSYIYSVIPVENYQRATGYLRSAMLAGYTIGASLGQMLISLAEVDYFYINAITLGIVSVAFLVSFWLPMPQRSLFFKGKKDAAEGSQSQREGQLGAYRPEEPVTDVDEVGLGKEKMEHNGSAGWCSRENVATAGHLLWQSFRESYSSRHCLFLHLIYWSLWWALATSGYVQIFNYIQLMWNHIEPSTTSSVYNGGVEAVCSLVGAAAAFSVGHIKVPWAVWGELALGLFSAIGTCAVFLMALTSSIWASYGGYVIFKSCYMLLITITTFQIASNLSMECYALTFGINTFVALSLQTIITGIFVDEAALGLDIVTQFIIYGSYYAAISVLFLIRGTYTACVSRCGPDLSETKELESNVEVISAERL, via the exons atggGATTTTTGGCAAAGTTTAAGTCCTCCAGCTGGGCTTATCCCACTGCAGTCCTGTCACTATATGGGTTTTTTGCCAACTGCAGAGTAGCCGAGCCCTTCCTTACACCATACCTGATTGGACCAAACAAGAACATCTCTGGAGAAGTG GTCACAAACTACCTGTTCCCTATCTGGACGTACTCCTACCTTGCCTTCCTTTTCCCCGTCTTCCTCCTGACTGACTTCCTGAGGCATAAGCCCCTCATTATGGTTCAAGGGTTCTTTCTAGTCACCAACTACGTCCTGCTCTGCTTTGCCCCGGGTCTGCCTGCTATGATCTTCCTTCAG GTCAACTATGCTGTAGTGACTTCCACAGAAGTGGCCTACTTTTCCTATATTTACAGTGTGATTCCAGTTGAAAATTACCAAAGAGCCACTGGATACCTGCGCAGTGCCATGCTGGCTGGATATACAATCGGGGCCAGCCTGGGACAAATGCTCATATCCCTAGCAG AAGTGGACTACTTCTACATCAATGCCATCACTCTGGGGATTGTAAGCGTGGCTTTTCTCGTCTCCTTCTGGTTGCCCATGCCGCAGAGGAGCCTGTTCTTCAAAGGGAAAAAGGATGCAGCTGAGGGCTCGCAGTCCCAGCGGGAGGGGCAGCTGGGAGCCTACAGGCCTGAGGAACCAGTGACGGATGTGGATGAAGTTGGCTTGGGGAAAGAGAAGATGGAGCATAATGGCAGCGCTGGCTGGTGTAGCAGGGAAAATGTGGCCACTGCAGGCCATCTACTTTGGCAGAGCTTCAGGGAGTCTTATTCTTCCAGgcattgtctttttct GCACTTAATCTACTGGTCCCTGTGGTGGGCTCTGGCCACATCAGGTTACGTGCAGATTTTCAACTACATCCAGCTTATGTGGAACCATATAGAACCCTCTACTACATCATCAGTGTACAACGGGGGCGTGGAGGCGGTTTGCTCTCTTGTGG GGGCTGCAGCTGCCTTCTCCGTGGGACACATCAAAGTACCATGGGCTGTGTGGGGAGAGCTGGCGTTGGGATTGTTCTCAGCCATAGGGACGTGTGCTGTGTTTCTGATGGCCCTCACCAGCAGCATCTGGGCATCCTATGGTGGTTATGTCATATTCAAGTCCTGCTACATGCTTCTCATTACCATCACAAC ATTTCAGATTGCCTCCAACCTCTCCATGGAGTGCTACGCTTTGACATTCGGGATCAACACCTTTGTAGCCCTGTCGCTGCAAACCATCATTACAGGCATATTTGTGGATGAAGCTGCACTGGGACTCGATATTGTGACACAG TTCATCATCTACGGCAGTTACTATGCTGCTATCTCGGTCCTCTTTCTGATTCGAGGGACCTACACGGCCTGTGTAAGTCGATGCGGTCCTGACCTCTCTGAAACCAAGGAGCTAGAGTCCAATGTGGAGGTGATCTCTGCTGAACGTCTCTGA